In one window of Ruminococcus albus AD2013 DNA:
- a CDS encoding nitrogenase component 1 translates to MKFDVNFDVQVPNPRERQRATAYAFGGCTSDLRSGSCAGCLGRCDRSFTQAMFCQMGVSTLISFSTKDSVVIMHGPVGCGSQSHGIDFSIKQYGAARGVKMEGARWLSTNLTETDVISGGNEKLYDTIIEADRRFRPTAIFVCNTCAPGVIGDDIESVVNHAQEQVTATVVPLHCPGFGAKVFSSAYDVVYHGIMHRFGFEPKKYIDYTPFDKSDPDYEIKKQRYEYKKSRTVTLYNAWSIGPGDEKEIKRLLNALGINVNIFVEYKEPDDWRFITETALNVSFCHVHDVYFLEYLKREFGIPYILPTIPIGTEQTVKFITAIAEFFGLEKEAEALLKKETEKLKKALEPIRKNVEGKSVLISGGFLRIGATGLLADEIGLKVVGFRNFNYDEFGDQLFSEVQEKIGDVQNAVSTQANELVNMVYKLKPDIAISHPSVGVWLVKAGVPSLTLFAQRFTYFGFTGAYSLAKRIERTLKNTAYARNISEHTKLPYQEQWYGKSPYHYITGLPETDKPTI, encoded by the coding sequence ATGAAATTCGATGTAAATTTTGATGTGCAGGTACCAAATCCCAGAGAGAGGCAGAGAGCCACAGCCTATGCTTTCGGCGGATGTACCAGTGATCTAAGGAGCGGTTCATGCGCAGGATGTCTCGGTAGATGCGACCGCAGCTTTACACAGGCTATGTTCTGCCAGATGGGTGTTTCGACACTGATATCATTCTCGACAAAGGATTCGGTAGTTATAATGCACGGCCCGGTGGGCTGCGGTTCACAGTCCCATGGTATTGATTTCAGCATAAAGCAGTACGGTGCAGCACGCGGAGTGAAGATGGAAGGTGCAAGATGGCTGAGTACAAATCTTACGGAGACCGACGTTATAAGCGGCGGAAATGAAAAGCTTTACGATACCATTATCGAAGCCGACAGACGCTTCCGTCCCACAGCTATATTCGTCTGCAATACCTGTGCCCCAGGAGTTATCGGAGATGATATAGAAAGCGTTGTTAACCATGCACAGGAGCAGGTAACTGCAACAGTTGTACCGCTCCATTGTCCCGGTTTCGGCGCAAAGGTGTTCTCCTCGGCATATGATGTGGTGTACCACGGCATAATGCACAGGTTTGGCTTTGAGCCTAAAAAATATATCGATTATACCCCATTTGACAAGAGCGATCCCGACTACGAGATCAAAAAGCAGCGATATGAATACAAGAAGAGCCGAACAGTGACTCTGTACAATGCATGGTCCATAGGTCCGGGAGACGAAAAGGAGATCAAGAGGCTTTTGAATGCTTTGGGGATAAACGTTAATATATTCGTTGAATACAAAGAGCCCGATGACTGGAGATTTATTACCGAGACTGCACTCAATGTAAGCTTTTGTCATGTACATGATGTGTACTTCCTTGAATACCTGAAGCGGGAATTCGGTATACCTTATATTCTGCCGACTATCCCCATTGGAACCGAGCAGACAGTAAAATTCATAACAGCCATAGCGGAGTTCTTCGGGCTAGAAAAGGAAGCAGAAGCACTCCTGAAAAAGGAAACTGAAAAGCTGAAAAAGGCACTTGAACCCATAAGGAAAAATGTTGAAGGCAAGAGCGTTCTGATAAGCGGCGGTTTTCTGCGTATCGGTGCAACGGGACTTCTGGCAGATGAGATAGGACTTAAAGTTGTGGGTTTCAGAAACTTCAACTATGATGAATTCGGAGATCAGCTGTTCAGCGAGGTTCAGGAAAAGATAGGCGATGTGCAGAATGCGGTATCTACTCAGGCAAACGAGCTGGTGAACATGGTATACAAGCTGAAACCGGATATTGCCATATCTCACCCTTCGGTGGGTGTATGGCTTGTAAAGGCAGGCGTACCTTCGCTGACATTGTTTGCACAGAGATTTACATATTTCGGTTTTACGGGAGCATACTCCCTTGCAAAGAGGATAGAGAGAACTCTGAAGAACACAGCCTATGCACGGAATATTTCAGAACATACCAAACTTCCGTATCAGGAGCAGTGGTATGGCAAGAGCCCATACCATTATATAACGGGTCTGCCCGAAACGGATAAGCCCACTATCTGA
- a CDS encoding nitrogenase component 1: protein MSFIERPRFSCMLGGALATLTSLPRVIPIIHGAQGCGGQLTNSFAYGGYLGVGYCGGASLPSSNVSEKEIIFGGAEKLRKEILAAYDVMDGDLFVVVTSCMTDLIGDDVEAVISEVERPEYPLIFVDTGGFKGNSYYGYDIVIKSLFEQYIPVTKEKDEKLVNLLGLVPAYDPFFRGDLEEIRRILSLIGVKATTFVTPDQTIEDIRNAGKAALNIVLSPVNGIRAAKAAKEKHGIEYIVTDLPIGSNASVKFAIEIAEKLGIDREFAEKALEKEVERYYSYVDRATDVIADTDFQNYAVVVNNATQALPYAQYLDNEIGWLPEYVFITDELREKNKEIIRRHFEELPFEYRPKLVFETDTSKIQQYITQNDPQFLSDTYYEKLEPAFVLGSSIDRKLSQVLNGNFLNISFPAMSRIILNKTYAGFNGGLALLEDLITAQVSGR from the coding sequence ATGTCATTTATAGAAAGACCAAGGTTTTCATGTATGCTGGGAGGCGCACTTGCAACTCTCACCTCTCTTCCGAGAGTAATACCTATAATACACGGAGCGCAGGGCTGCGGCGGTCAGCTTACCAATTCATTTGCTTACGGCGGATATCTGGGCGTTGGTTACTGCGGCGGTGCATCTCTTCCCAGTTCAAATGTAAGTGAAAAAGAAATAATTTTTGGTGGTGCTGAGAAGCTCAGAAAAGAGATACTTGCGGCCTACGATGTAATGGACGGCGATCTTTTTGTAGTAGTTACAAGCTGTATGACCGATCTTATCGGTGATGATGTTGAAGCGGTCATCAGCGAGGTAGAAAGACCCGAGTATCCTCTGATATTCGTTGATACAGGCGGATTCAAGGGCAATTCTTACTATGGTTATGATATCGTGATAAAGAGCCTTTTTGAACAGTACATACCCGTAACAAAAGAAAAAGATGAAAAGCTTGTTAATCTGCTTGGACTTGTACCTGCATACGATCCGTTTTTCAGGGGCGACCTTGAAGAGATAAGGAGAATACTCTCACTTATCGGTGTTAAAGCAACTACCTTTGTAACACCCGACCAGACTATCGAGGATATCAGAAATGCCGGTAAAGCAGCTTTGAATATCGTTCTTTCACCTGTAAACGGAATAAGAGCTGCAAAGGCGGCTAAGGAAAAGCACGGTATAGAATATATAGTTACCGATCTTCCTATCGGCAGCAATGCTTCAGTTAAGTTCGCAATTGAAATAGCAGAAAAGCTAGGCATTGACAGGGAATTTGCTGAAAAAGCTCTTGAAAAAGAAGTTGAGCGTTATTACAGCTATGTTGACAGAGCAACCGACGTCATTGCAGATACGGATTTCCAGAACTATGCAGTGGTAGTCAACAATGCGACACAGGCACTGCCTTATGCACAATATCTTGATAACGAGATAGGCTGGCTGCCCGAGTATGTATTTATAACCGATGAACTCAGGGAGAAAAATAAGGAGATCATTCGCCGACATTTTGAAGAACTGCCTTTTGAATATCGTCCAAAGCTTGTATTTGAAACGGATACCTCAAAGATACAGCAGTACATCACACAGAATGACCCTCAGTTTTTGTCGGATACCTATTATGAAAAACTTGAGCCTGCATTCGTGCTTGGCAGTTCTATCGACAGAAAGCTTTCACAGGTACTGAACGGAAATTTCCTGAATATAAGCTTTCCTGCAATGAGCCGTATCATACTCAACAAAACATACGCAGGCTTCAACGGCGGACTTGCACTGCTGGAAGATCTGATAACAGCACAGGTATCGGGGAGGTAA
- the cysK gene encoding cysteine synthase A, with the protein MSKVAENLTELIGNTPLLKISRLAGDDELYAEVYAKLEYFNPLGSVKDRIALAMIEDAEEKGLLKEGYTIIEPTSGNTGIGLAFVGAVKGYKVILTMPESMSVERRRLVTQLGAKVILTPAAEGMKGAIRKAEELNALIEDSFIPQQFDNPVNPEIHTKTTAQEIIRDTDGKVDYFVAGVGTGGTVTGTGRALKQNDPNTKVIAVEPYDSSVLSGEAPGPHVIQGIGAGFVPHIFDREVIDEIFRVKNKKALETARTAARLEGLLVGISSGAALFAAIELAKRKENKGKRIVVLLPDTGERYLSTALFDQPAELA; encoded by the coding sequence ATGTCAAAGGTAGCAGAAAATCTGACAGAGCTTATAGGCAATACGCCGCTTTTGAAAATAAGCAGGCTGGCAGGAGATGACGAACTATATGCAGAGGTGTATGCAAAGCTTGAATACTTCAATCCTCTGGGAAGTGTAAAGGACAGGATAGCTCTGGCGATGATAGAAGATGCAGAGGAAAAAGGACTGTTAAAAGAAGGGTATACCATAATTGAACCCACAAGCGGAAATACAGGCATCGGGCTTGCATTTGTCGGTGCGGTCAAGGGATATAAAGTTATACTGACAATGCCAGAGAGTATGTCGGTAGAAAGACGCAGGCTGGTAACTCAGCTTGGGGCAAAGGTGATACTTACTCCTGCGGCAGAGGGTATGAAAGGTGCTATCCGCAAGGCGGAAGAACTCAATGCGCTGATAGAGGATTCATTTATCCCACAGCAGTTCGATAACCCTGTAAATCCGGAAATACACACAAAAACTACAGCACAGGAGATCATAAGAGATACCGATGGTAAGGTGGATTACTTCGTTGCAGGCGTTGGTACAGGCGGAACTGTAACAGGTACGGGCAGAGCTCTTAAACAGAATGATCCCAATACAAAGGTGATAGCAGTTGAACCCTATGATTCATCTGTACTTTCGGGTGAAGCTCCCGGACCTCATGTGATACAGGGTATAGGAGCAGGTTTTGTGCCGCATATCTTCGACAGAGAAGTAATTGATGAGATATTCAGGGTGAAGAACAAGAAAGCTCTGGAAACTGCACGAACAGCGGCAAGGCTTGAAGGGCTGCTGGTGGGTATCTCATCGGGTGCAGCATTGTTTGCAGCTATCGAACTTGCTAAACGCAAAGAGAATAAAGGCAAGCGCATAGTTGTGCTTCTGCCTGATACGGGAGAACGTTACCTTAGTACCGCACTGTTCGATCAGCCTGCGGAACTTGCCTGA
- a CDS encoding NifB/NifX family molybdenum-iron cluster-binding protein: MSQYRIAVATADGHKVDQHFGSASRFDIYRIEDNVSAKEKTVSFGNQEGCSGDHRGAEARLELVENCQYVIAARIGSRIQRYFETQRKKFFEMPGSDTDYVIEKIVEYRKRSGK, translated from the coding sequence ATGAGCCAATATCGAATAGCAGTTGCTACGGCGGATGGACATAAAGTGGACCAGCATTTCGGTTCTGCTTCAAGGTTTGATATCTATCGTATCGAAGATAATGTTTCCGCCAAGGAAAAAACTGTATCCTTTGGAAATCAGGAAGGATGCAGCGGAGATCACAGAGGTGCAGAAGCAAGACTTGAACTTGTGGAAAACTGCCAGTATGTTATCGCCGCACGCATCGGGAGCAGGATACAGAGATATTTTGAGACCCAAAGAAAGAAATTTTTTGAAATGCCCGGTTCTGATACGGATTATGTGATCGAAAAGATTGTAGAGTACAGAAAACGGAGCGGTAAGTAA
- a CDS encoding HD domain-containing protein, protein MISRNESFELLRKYNKNHFHLQHALTVEAVMKWYAAELGYGDDAEYWGIVGLLHDIDFELYPEEHCIKAPELLREGGVSDDIIHGVCSHGYGITVGCGVTIDVEPIHEMEKVLFAADELTGLIGAAALMRPSKSTKDMELKSLKKKYKSKGFAAGCSREVIGRGADQLGWELDKLLELTMRAMADTEDIIAQEMSEL, encoded by the coding sequence ATGATATCAAGAAACGAATCTTTTGAGCTGCTCAGAAAGTACAACAAGAACCATTTCCATCTACAGCACGCGCTTACTGTTGAAGCGGTTATGAAATGGTATGCGGCAGAACTCGGATATGGCGATGATGCTGAATACTGGGGGATAGTTGGTCTGCTTCATGATATAGATTTTGAATTATATCCTGAGGAACACTGCATAAAAGCTCCCGAACTGCTGAGAGAAGGCGGTGTCAGTGATGATATCATACATGGGGTATGTTCTCACGGCTACGGCATAACTGTCGGCTGTGGCGTTACGATAGATGTTGAGCCTATACACGAGATGGAGAAAGTTCTGTTCGCTGCTGATGAACTGACTGGTCTGATTGGTGCTGCAGCTCTCATGAGACCTTCAAAGAGCACAAAGGATATGGAACTGAAATCTCTGAAAAAGAAATACAAAAGCAAGGGTTTTGCTGCCGGCTGTTCGAGAGAAGTCATCGGCAGAGGCGCAGATCAGCTGGGCTGGGAGCTTGACAAGCTGCTTGAACTCACCATGCGGGCAATGGCTGATACTGAGGATATCATAGCTCAGGAAATGAGCGAGCTTTGA
- a CDS encoding DsrE/DsrF/DrsH-like family protein: MEETIIKHISAEEFLKIDKSGITLLDIREEYEVQIKPIYSALNIPFSELTKRLSEVDKNKPVYVICSTGDLSEEITEILTDMGYDAYNIDGGYTAYKEQTEAIPHRELDIRGVCCPGPVVRTAEALKDMAYGQRLDIVSDEAAFSSDIAVWCERTGNRLVSLENEGRDIKAVIEKQPPKKISDIRPNGKTFVLFSGDLDKTIAAFIMANAAASMGREVTLFFTFWGLNVLRRPEKVRIGKNIVEKMFGFMMPRGTKKLGLSRMNMCGMGAKMIRSVMKSKGVNSLEELIASAKAQGVRIVACQMSMDIMGIHREELIDGVELGGAATFIGCGEQSDMSLFI; the protein is encoded by the coding sequence ATGGAAGAAACTATTATAAAGCATATCTCGGCTGAGGAATTTCTGAAAATCGATAAAAGCGGTATAACTTTGCTGGATATCCGTGAGGAGTATGAAGTGCAGATCAAGCCGATATATTCTGCACTGAACATACCGTTCTCGGAGCTTACTAAAAGGCTTTCCGAGGTGGACAAAAACAAGCCTGTATATGTCATCTGTTCCACAGGCGATCTCAGCGAAGAAATAACAGAAATACTAACTGACATGGGATACGATGCGTACAATATAGATGGTGGATACACCGCCTATAAAGAACAGACAGAAGCAATTCCGCACCGTGAGCTAGACATAAGGGGAGTTTGCTGTCCGGGACCCGTGGTGCGCACTGCTGAAGCGCTTAAAGATATGGCATACGGTCAGCGTCTGGATATTGTTTCGGACGAAGCAGCATTTTCTTCGGACATAGCCGTATGGTGTGAACGTACAGGCAACAGGCTGGTGAGCCTTGAAAACGAAGGCAGAGATATAAAAGCTGTCATAGAAAAACAGCCGCCAAAGAAAATATCGGATATACGCCCAAACGGAAAGACCTTTGTTCTTTTCAGCGGTGATCTTGACAAGACCATAGCAGCTTTTATAATGGCAAACGCGGCGGCATCAATGGGCAGAGAAGTAACTTTGTTCTTTACTTTCTGGGGGCTGAATGTTCTCCGCCGACCCGAAAAAGTAAGGATCGGAAAGAACATAGTTGAAAAAATGTTCGGATTCATGATGCCGAGAGGAACAAAAAAGCTGGGTCTTTCCCGTATGAATATGTGTGGAATGGGCGCTAAAATGATACGCTCGGTAATGAAAAGCAAGGGCGTAAACTCCCTTGAAGAGCTGATTGCTTCCGCTAAAGCCCAGGGTGTGCGGATAGTTGCCTGCCAGATGTCCATGGACATAATGGGCATACATCGTGAAGAACTGATAGACGGTGTTGAGCTTGGCGGTGCAGCCACATTTATAGGTTGCGGCGAACAGAGCGATATGAGTCTGTTTATATAA
- a CDS encoding tRNA threonylcarbamoyladenosine dehydratase → MLDQFSRTQLLIGKEGIDKLSSARVAVFGIGGVGGYVCEALVRSGVGAFDLIDDDKVCLTNLNRQILATRKTVGKYKAEVMAERMREINPNVDIRIHKCFFLPENADDFLFEEYSYIIDAVDTVTAKLEIIMRAKAKKVLIISAMGAGNKLDAGRMQIADIYDTKVCPLARVMRYELRKKGVQELKVVYSDEIPTRPIEDMSISCRTHCICPPDAKHKCTERRDIPGSTAFVPAVAGLLIAGEVVKDITTGYHKAKKRR, encoded by the coding sequence ATGCTGGATCAGTTTTCAAGAACACAACTGCTTATAGGAAAAGAAGGCATTGACAAGCTGTCTTCTGCAAGGGTGGCAGTGTTCGGTATAGGCGGCGTGGGAGGATATGTTTGCGAGGCGCTTGTGCGAAGCGGAGTTGGGGCTTTCGATCTTATCGACGATGACAAGGTGTGCCTGACAAATCTTAACAGACAGATATTAGCTACACGAAAGACCGTAGGCAAATACAAAGCTGAGGTCATGGCCGAGAGGATGAGGGAGATAAATCCCAATGTGGATATCCGCATACACAAATGTTTTTTTCTGCCTGAAAATGCCGATGATTTCCTTTTTGAGGAATACAGCTATATTATCGACGCGGTTGATACTGTGACGGCAAAGCTTGAGATCATAATGCGTGCAAAGGCGAAGAAAGTTCTGATAATAAGCGCTATGGGCGCAGGCAACAAGCTGGACGCGGGACGTATGCAGATAGCCGATATCTATGATACAAAAGTATGTCCCCTTGCAAGGGTCATGCGATACGAGCTGAGAAAAAAAGGTGTTCAGGAACTGAAAGTAGTTTACTCGGATGAGATTCCCACCCGCCCCATCGAGGATATGTCCATAAGCTGCCGCACACATTGTATATGTCCCCCTGATGCGAAACACAAGTGTACCGAGCGCAGGGATATCCCCGGAAGCACAGCTTTCGTACCTGCGGTGGCAGGTCTGCTTATTGCCGGTGAGGTGGTAAAAGATATCACGACCGGCTATCACAAGGCAAAGAAAAGGAGATGA
- a CDS encoding GNAT family N-acetyltransferase, whose translation MSADIVIKQAELSDLDELHHIECLAFPPEKAASKEAFEYRLTHFPQWFFKAETAGHIVGLIDGSRSDKPYITDDLYEQDSGFDNNGEHLLIYGLAVHPDHRHKKIAHNLMANILSYAKSAGIHHVSLTCKESLIGFYESMGYSNHGISESVKGNVVSYDMEVYLGK comes from the coding sequence ATGTCAGCAGATATCGTTATAAAGCAGGCGGAGCTTTCCGACCTTGATGAGCTTCACCATATAGAATGTCTTGCATTTCCGCCCGAAAAGGCAGCATCTAAAGAAGCTTTTGAATACCGTCTTACACATTTTCCCCAGTGGTTTTTCAAGGCTGAGACCGCAGGGCATATAGTCGGTCTTATCGATGGCAGCCGTTCAGACAAGCCTTATATAACCGATGACCTCTACGAACAGGACAGCGGGTTCGATAATAACGGTGAACATCTGCTGATATACGGGCTTGCAGTACACCCCGATCATCGCCATAAAAAGATAGCACATAACCTTATGGCGAATATACTTTCTTACGCAAAATCGGCAGGCATACATCATGTATCATTGACCTGCAAGGAATCTCTTATCGGTTTTTATGAGAGCATGGGATATTCAAACCACGGCATATCCGAATCTGTAAAAGGAAATGTTGTGAGCTATGATATGGAAGTATATCTTGGCAAATAA
- a CDS encoding GNAT family N-acetyltransferase, producing the protein MSDITIRKVSVNDAKELLDIYSYYVKNTAITFEYEVPSIEEFSCRIRDITKRYPYLAAEMKGRMIGFAYAHEFIARKAYDWSAEVTIYVDHREKKQGIGRFLYSELEKYLRAMGVIDLYACIGVPNGEADEYLDFNSFDFHKHMGYELRGTFPKSGYKFTRWYDMVWLGKTIGEHLDIQPDITVFDNIQEVADHGTDK; encoded by the coding sequence ATGAGTGATATAACAATAAGAAAAGTTTCGGTGAATGACGCAAAGGAACTTCTGGATATATATTCCTACTATGTAAAAAACACAGCCATCACATTTGAATATGAAGTGCCGAGCATCGAAGAATTTTCGTGCAGGATAAGGGATATCACCAAACGCTATCCATATCTTGCCGCCGAAATGAAAGGCAGGATGATCGGGTTTGCTTATGCCCACGAATTCATAGCACGAAAGGCTTATGACTGGTCAGCAGAAGTTACCATTTATGTTGACCACAGAGAAAAAAAGCAGGGCATCGGCAGATTTCTTTATAGCGAGCTTGAAAAATATCTTCGGGCTATGGGTGTGATAGACCTGTACGCCTGCATAGGTGTGCCGAATGGTGAAGCTGACGAATATCTCGATTTTAACAGCTTTGATTTTCATAAGCATATGGGCTATGAACTCAGGGGGACTTTCCCGAAAAGCGGATACAAATTCACGCGGTGGTATGATATGGTATGGCTTGGTAAGACAATAGGCGAACATCTTGATATACAGCCCGATATCACAGTTTTCGATAATATACAAGAGGTAGCGGATCATGGCACTGACAAATGA
- a CDS encoding HesA/MoeB/ThiF family protein, whose product MALTNEQIDRYSRHILLKEVGVRGQKKLLEAKVLVIGAGGLGSPALMYLAAAGIGTIGIADADNVDITNLQRQIIHGTEDIGKPKADSAKETINTLNPDVKVITYHEYISSENILRIIKDYDFIIDGTDNFAAKFLINDACVLAEKPFSHAGILRFQGQLMTYVPHKGPCYRCVFTEPPEKGAVPSCKEAGVIGAMAGVIGSLQALEAIKYILGTGDLLTGTLLTYNALTMEFRKVPLPKENTGCAVCGNNPTITALEDCNYQPPECHI is encoded by the coding sequence ATGGCACTGACAAATGAACAGATAGATCGATATTCAAGACACATACTGCTAAAAGAAGTAGGTGTGCGCGGTCAGAAAAAACTGCTTGAAGCCAAGGTACTTGTGATAGGCGCGGGCGGTCTTGGCTCCCCTGCTTTGATGTACCTTGCGGCAGCGGGAATAGGAACAATAGGCATAGCCGACGCCGATAATGTTGATATCACAAATCTGCAAAGACAGATAATCCACGGCACCGAAGATATCGGCAAGCCTAAAGCTGACTCCGCAAAGGAGACCATAAATACTCTGAACCCCGATGTCAAAGTGATAACATATCACGAATACATATCTTCGGAGAATATTCTCCGGATAATAAAAGACTACGATTTTATCATCGACGGCACTGATAATTTTGCGGCAAAATTTCTGATAAATGATGCCTGCGTTTTGGCTGAGAAGCCTTTCTCCCACGCGGGCATACTGCGTTTTCAGGGACAGCTGATGACCTACGTTCCTCACAAAGGACCATGTTATCGATGCGTTTTCACCGAACCGCCTGAAAAAGGTGCTGTGCCGTCATGCAAGGAAGCAGGAGTCATCGGAGCTATGGCAGGGGTGATAGGAAGCCTGCAGGCTCTGGAAGCTATAAAATATATTCTTGGCACGGGTGATTTACTGACAGGAACTCTTCTGACCTATAACGCGCTGACTATGGAGTTCAGAAAAGTTCCTCTGCCGAAAGAAAATACAGGCTGTGCAGTATGCGGTAATAACCCGACAATTACTGCACTGGAAGACTGCAATTATCAGCCGCCTGAGTGTCATATATAA
- a CDS encoding tRNA 2-thiocytidine biosynthesis TtcA family protein: protein MEIPNDIELSVVKKFRQTIWSKFLKGIKEYDLIQEGDKIAVCISGGKDSMLMAMCMKRLQRYSKIPFEVVFLVMNPGYNEINYQKIIENAELLQIPIRVFETEIFDAVAKVDQHPCYLCARMRRGYLYKTAKELGCNKIALGHHFDDVIETILMGMLYGSQVQTMMPKIHSENYEGMQLIRPMYMVREEDIIKWKQYNDLQFIQCACRFTENCTMCDNGGGGSKRQEVKTLLKQLRAKSPAIDMNIFRSVENVNLQTIISYHRGEEYHHFLDDFNDGRSVRGTIAEVCDE, encoded by the coding sequence ATGGAAATACCCAACGATATAGAACTTTCAGTTGTAAAAAAGTTCCGTCAGACTATATGGTCAAAATTTCTCAAAGGAATAAAGGAATACGATCTGATACAGGAGGGCGACAAGATCGCTGTCTGTATTTCGGGAGGAAAGGATTCAATGCTGATGGCGATGTGCATGAAACGTCTGCAGCGATATTCAAAGATACCATTTGAAGTGGTTTTTCTGGTGATGAATCCGGGTTATAACGAGATAAACTATCAGAAAATAATCGAAAATGCAGAACTTTTGCAGATACCGATCAGAGTGTTTGAAACTGAGATTTTCGATGCAGTTGCAAAGGTGGATCAGCACCCGTGCTATCTCTGCGCGAGAATGAGAAGAGGATATCTATACAAGACCGCAAAGGAACTTGGATGCAACAAGATAGCACTTGGACACCACTTTGATGATGTTATCGAAACTATCCTAATGGGTATGCTGTACGGCTCTCAGGTACAGACCATGATGCCAAAGATACACAGCGAAAACTACGAGGGTATGCAGCTTATTCGACCTATGTATATGGTACGCGAGGAAGATATAATCAAGTGGAAACAGTACAACGACCTGCAGTTTATCCAGTGCGCCTGCCGGTTCACCGAGAACTGCACTATGTGCGATAACGGTGGCGGCGGTTCTAAGCGTCAGGAGGTCAAAACACTGCTTAAACAGCTGAGAGCAAAAAGTCCTGCCATAGATATGAACATATTCCGCAGTGTAGAAAACGTAAACCTGCAAACCATCATCTCATATCACCGTGGTGAAGAATACCATCATTTTCTTGATGATTTCAATGATGGAAGAAGCGTCAGAGGAACTATTGCGGAGGTTTGCGATGAGTGA
- a CDS encoding cysteine desulfurase family protein, with the protein MSDIYLDYSADTPPDERVISVYTETAKNAFANPNSIHNEGKKAKTAVDDSLVKISSLLGVSPDELIFTSGASEANNLAIKGIAYSRRRKGKHIVSTFLEHSSVGGALTYLQEQGWEIDLVNILPNGKVDTEHLKSLIRDDTVLCAVCAVDSELGTVQPISEIAEIVKSYPNCVLHVDATQTIGKTKLVLTGVHTASFAPHKFYGLKGFGVLYKAKNIVLEPLIHGGASTTIYRSGTPDAPAAAACAAAFGYAIDEYDERIARVKKLNRKLREHFSENDRILINSPEDGVPHILNISVKGIKGEDIRHLLDEQGVCVSVKSACSVANTPSRSVMALFHDRKRALSSWRISLSHLTTEEELERFLEILESIIL; encoded by the coding sequence ATGAGTGATATCTATCTTGATTATTCAGCTGATACTCCCCCTGATGAACGCGTCATTTCGGTATATACAGAAACAGCAAAAAATGCATTCGCTAATCCGAATTCAATCCACAATGAGGGTAAAAAAGCAAAAACCGCAGTGGACGATTCTCTTGTAAAAATATCAAGTTTGCTGGGTGTATCACCTGATGAACTTATATTCACAAGTGGTGCCAGCGAAGCAAATAATCTTGCTATAAAGGGCATAGCCTATAGCCGCAGGCGCAAAGGCAAGCACATCGTTTCTACATTTCTTGAACACAGTTCCGTAGGCGGTGCGCTTACATATCTGCAGGAACAAGGCTGGGAGATAGACCTGGTGAATATCCTGCCTAACGGCAAAGTCGATACCGAACATCTGAAAAGTCTTATACGCGATGACACAGTGCTTTGTGCGGTATGCGCCGTTGACAGCGAACTGGGCACAGTTCAGCCGATCTCCGAGATCGCTGAAATAGTAAAAAGCTATCCCAACTGCGTTCTGCACGTTGACGCGACTCAGACAATAGGCAAAACAAAGCTCGTTCTGACAGGCGTACATACAGCCAGCTTTGCACCACACAAATTCTACGGGCTTAAAGGCTTCGGTGTTCTGTACAAAGCTAAAAACATCGTGCTCGAACCTCTTATTCACGGCGGTGCAAGCACCACTATATACCGCAGCGGAACACCAGATGCACCTGCTGCTGCCGCCTGTGCTGCTGCATTCGGATATGCTATTGATGAATACGATGAGCGCATCGCCAGAGTAAAAAAGCTGAACAGAAAGCTTAGGGAGCATTTTTCAGAAAATGACAGGATATTGATAAACAGCCCAGAGGACGGTGTCCCACACATACTAAACATATCCGTCAAAGGCATTAAGGGCGAGGATATTCGCCACCTTCTGGATGAGCAGGGAGTTTGTGTATCGGTCAAATCCGCCTGCTCGGTGGCGAACACGCCCTCTAGGTCTGTAATGGCGCTTTTTCACGACAGAAAGCGTGCTCTCAGTTCATGGCGTATAAGCCTTTCACACCTGACAACCGAGGAAGAGCTAGAGCGTTTTCTTGAAATTCTAGAAAGCATTATTCTCTGA